The following are encoded together in the Xanthomonas sacchari genome:
- a CDS encoding DUF58 domain-containing protein yields MRPAPLLLALLALWALCGLAVALGWLPLWSWQAVAAGIALAAALDAWRLWRRPTPQVRRELPEALPLGVQREVVLHLDSAQRQRVDLFDLVPSGWELQSLPQRMTLPAAHQTQVRYQLRPTARGRFVFDGTHLRLHAPWRLWRQQRLAGPAQTVRVYPNFAPLTRFALFSAEQASRLVGAHLKRRRGEGTDFHQMREYRVGDSLRQIDWKATSRARKLISREYQDEKNQQLLMLIDTGRRMLASESGLSHFDHVLNAALVVSYLALRQGDAVGMMASGGDARWVAPQRGMATVDVLLRASYDLQPQPVATDYLAAATELSLRQRRRALVMLVSNVRDEDIEDLLAAVRLLQRRHLVCVASLRERELDQALSEEVHDLPQAVQAGAVARYLQQRSAAHEALRSHGVMVLDVTGEELPAALIERYLAVKRDGLL; encoded by the coding sequence ATGAGACCCGCCCCGCTCCTGCTGGCCTTGCTCGCGCTGTGGGCGCTGTGCGGCCTGGCCGTGGCACTGGGCTGGCTGCCGCTGTGGAGCTGGCAGGCGGTCGCGGCGGGCATCGCGCTGGCCGCCGCGCTGGATGCTTGGCGGCTGTGGCGGCGGCCGACGCCGCAGGTGCGCCGCGAGCTGCCCGAAGCGCTGCCGCTAGGCGTGCAGCGCGAGGTGGTGCTGCACCTGGACAGCGCGCAGCGCCAGCGCGTGGACCTGTTCGACCTGGTGCCCAGCGGCTGGGAACTGCAAAGCCTGCCGCAACGCATGACCCTGCCCGCCGCGCATCAGACCCAGGTGCGCTACCAACTGCGCCCGACCGCGCGCGGTCGCTTCGTCTTCGACGGCACCCACCTGCGCCTGCATGCGCCCTGGCGCCTGTGGCGGCAGCAACGCCTGGCCGGGCCGGCGCAGACGGTGCGCGTGTACCCGAACTTCGCGCCGCTGACCCGCTTCGCCCTGTTCAGCGCCGAACAGGCCTCGCGCCTGGTCGGCGCGCACCTGAAGCGGCGCCGCGGCGAAGGCACCGACTTCCACCAGATGCGCGAGTACCGGGTCGGCGACAGCCTGCGCCAGATCGACTGGAAGGCCACCTCGCGCGCGCGCAAGCTGATCTCGCGCGAGTACCAGGACGAGAAGAACCAGCAGTTGCTGATGCTGATCGACACCGGGCGGCGCATGCTGGCCAGCGAATCCGGTCTGTCGCACTTCGACCATGTGCTCAACGCGGCGCTGGTGGTGTCGTACCTGGCGCTGCGCCAGGGCGATGCGGTGGGCATGATGGCCAGCGGCGGCGACGCGCGCTGGGTGGCGCCGCAGCGCGGCATGGCCACGGTCGACGTGCTGCTGCGCGCCAGCTACGACCTGCAGCCGCAGCCGGTGGCCACCGACTACCTGGCCGCGGCCACCGAACTGTCGCTGCGCCAGCGCCGCCGCGCGCTGGTGATGCTGGTCAGCAACGTGCGCGACGAGGACATCGAAGACCTGCTGGCCGCGGTGCGCCTGCTGCAGCGCCGCCACCTGGTATGCGTGGCCAGCCTGCGCGAGCGCGAACTGGACCAGGCGCTGAGCGAGGAGGTCCACGACCTGCCGCAGGCGGTGCAGGCCGGCGCGGTGGCGCGCTACCTGCAGCAACGCAGCGCCGCGCACGAGGCGCTGCGCAGCCACGGGGTGATGGTGCTCGACGTCACCGGCGAGGAACTGCCCGCCGCCCTGATCGAGCGCTACCTGGCGGTGAAGCGCGACGGCTTGCTGTAG
- a CDS encoding glutathionylspermidine synthase family protein has translation MKRIAIVERGDWRAQAAEYGFRFHTIDGQRYWDERAYYAFSLRQIERDLEDPSAELHAMAMGLLDEIVASEALMQRLAIPPAFRDWIADSWRRREPHLYGRLDLAYDGRGPAKLYELNYDTPTSLFESAFFQWQWLEDQRAQGRLPDDADQFNSIHEALLERFAALAGGLPPPLYFAAVRDSEEDQGTIAYLRDCAMQAGVGGELIAIEDIGLSSDGRYTDLDDTVIGALFKLYPLEDMFAERFGQALPGSGLRLLEPPWKALLSNKGILPLLWERHRGHPNLLPAAFDDGSALPPGWVRKPLHSREGANIVLHLDDGRVLESDGPYAGPYIRQQAHPLPAFEGRYPMVGSWIVGDRACGIGIREDDGPITRDSARFLPHAIVEDARPGVLYA, from the coding sequence ATGAAACGCATCGCGATCGTCGAGCGCGGCGACTGGCGCGCCCAGGCCGCGGAGTACGGTTTCCGCTTCCACACCATCGACGGCCAGCGCTACTGGGACGAGCGTGCCTACTACGCGTTCAGCCTGCGCCAGATCGAGCGCGATTTGGAGGATCCCAGCGCCGAACTGCACGCGATGGCGATGGGCCTGCTCGATGAGATCGTCGCCAGCGAGGCGCTGATGCAGCGGCTGGCGATCCCGCCGGCGTTCCGCGACTGGATCGCCGACAGCTGGCGGCGCCGCGAGCCGCATCTGTACGGACGCCTGGACCTGGCCTACGACGGCCGCGGCCCGGCCAAGCTGTACGAACTGAACTACGACACGCCGACCTCGCTGTTCGAGTCGGCGTTCTTCCAGTGGCAGTGGCTGGAGGACCAGCGCGCGCAGGGCCGATTGCCGGACGACGCCGACCAGTTCAACTCCATCCACGAAGCCTTGCTGGAGCGCTTCGCCGCGCTCGCCGGCGGATTGCCGCCGCCGCTGTACTTCGCCGCTGTGCGCGATTCGGAGGAGGACCAGGGCACGATCGCCTACCTGCGCGACTGCGCAATGCAGGCCGGCGTCGGCGGCGAGCTGATCGCCATCGAGGACATCGGCCTGTCCAGCGACGGCCGCTATACCGACCTGGACGACACGGTGATCGGCGCGCTGTTCAAGCTGTATCCGCTGGAGGACATGTTCGCCGAGCGCTTCGGCCAGGCCCTGCCGGGCTCGGGCCTGCGCCTGCTGGAGCCGCCGTGGAAGGCGCTGCTCAGCAACAAGGGCATCCTGCCGCTGCTGTGGGAGCGCCATCGCGGCCACCCGAACCTGCTGCCGGCTGCGTTCGACGACGGCAGCGCATTGCCGCCGGGTTGGGTGCGCAAGCCGCTGCATTCGCGCGAGGGCGCCAACATCGTGCTGCACCTGGACGATGGCCGGGTGCTGGAGAGCGACGGCCCCTATGCCGGACCCTACATCCGCCAGCAAGCGCATCCGCTGCCGGCGTTCGAGGGCCGCTACCCGATGGTCGGCAGCTGGATCGTCGGCGACCGCGCCTGCGGCATCGGCATCCGCGAGGACGATGGCCCGATCACCCGCGACAGCGCGCGGTTCCTGCCGCACGCCATCGTCGAGGACGCGCGGCCGGGCGTGCTGTATGCGTGA
- a CDS encoding DUF1190 domain-containing protein, whose protein sequence is MKRSKTTALLLMSAAPLLFTACGREPEAKAQEGLYTSVDACVAQTHDIATCREAFAQAQKQAAEQGPKYASREQCAQDYAQDRCVEQRDSHGHSFIGPMMTGFFLSQMLNNNRAAGFNAAPAYQDRQNQWQRPASYSGGAGGAGAAASGTMLRGNQTMTHIGATPNRAVTVSRGGFGESAGGRGFGS, encoded by the coding sequence ATGAAAAGGTCAAAGACGACCGCGTTGTTGCTGATGAGCGCGGCACCATTGCTGTTCACCGCCTGCGGGCGCGAGCCGGAAGCCAAGGCCCAGGAAGGTCTCTACACCTCGGTGGATGCCTGCGTGGCGCAGACCCACGACATCGCCACCTGCCGCGAGGCCTTCGCGCAGGCGCAGAAGCAGGCGGCGGAACAGGGGCCCAAGTACGCCAGCCGCGAGCAATGCGCGCAGGACTATGCGCAAGATCGCTGCGTGGAGCAGCGCGACAGCCACGGCCATTCCTTCATCGGGCCGATGATGACCGGCTTCTTCCTGTCGCAGATGCTCAACAACAACCGCGCCGCCGGGTTCAATGCGGCTCCCGCCTACCAGGACCGGCAGAACCAGTGGCAGCGGCCGGCCTCCTATTCCGGCGGCGCCGGCGGTGCCGGTGCGGCTGCCAGCGGCACGATGCTGCGCGGCAACCAGACCATGACCCATATCGGCGCCACGCCGAACCGGGCGGTCACCGTCAGCCGCGGCGGTTTCGGCGAATCCGCCGGTGGGCGCGGCTTCGGCAGCTGA
- a CDS encoding cellulase family glycosylhydrolase, which produces MLRHVRSSSSAVSSPTPSLVSTPADPGRRSVLRAGVGIAAGAALWGLGGQARAAGTLPFAGLNLSGLASNNFVDNAVIDRHYRDIRDQHIVAAGACPLFRLPTTAARFSTGQGMPLNATYCDQVEKVLDRLALRGKVAILELHDYMRLPIKVASKSGYRRDGSGQLIGPDGRAVTDPADQTVWNGTYRKGNFLYLAYFDPADNLLKLYEYRVIGTPGCTLYNAAGLPDLWSRIVQRFRSHPAIFGWGLMNEPYEGPEYNADGSKLVMADHWLRTATATAARIFDFDRSHYVFVCGNEYASARRWKEASNNLDTIPDPYDRIVYEAHNYLDNEGRGGGAWANPNENVAPDTGIEMVKPFIDWLGHRGKRGFLGEHGYPAGNASAELATKRMLAHLQANNIPSTQWCFGPGWPDNDVLGMSRDVGMDIQVKSNIAAVQPYFDARLSSYVPPPPTS; this is translated from the coding sequence ATGCTTCGGCATGTGCGTTCGTCGTCTTCCGCTGTTTCCTCCCCCACCCCGTCCCTTGTTTCCACCCCGGCCGATCCGGGCCGCCGCAGCGTGCTGCGCGCCGGTGTCGGCATCGCCGCCGGCGCCGCGCTGTGGGGCCTCGGCGGCCAGGCCCGCGCCGCGGGCACGCTGCCGTTCGCCGGCCTCAATCTGTCCGGGCTGGCGTCCAACAACTTCGTCGACAACGCCGTCATCGACCGGCACTACCGCGACATCCGCGACCAGCACATCGTCGCCGCTGGCGCCTGCCCGCTGTTCCGGCTGCCCACCACCGCCGCACGCTTCAGCACCGGCCAGGGCATGCCGCTCAACGCCACGTACTGCGACCAGGTCGAGAAAGTGCTGGACCGGCTCGCGCTGCGCGGCAAGGTGGCGATCCTGGAGCTGCACGACTACATGCGCCTGCCGATCAAGGTCGCGAGCAAGTCCGGTTACCGGCGCGATGGCTCCGGCCAGTTGATCGGGCCGGATGGCCGCGCGGTCACCGACCCCGCCGACCAAACGGTGTGGAACGGCACCTACCGCAAGGGCAATTTCCTGTACCTGGCCTACTTCGACCCGGCCGACAACCTGCTCAAGCTCTACGAGTACCGCGTGATCGGCACGCCGGGCTGCACGTTGTACAACGCCGCCGGCCTGCCCGATCTGTGGAGCCGCATCGTGCAGCGCTTCCGCTCGCATCCGGCGATCTTCGGCTGGGGCCTGATGAACGAGCCCTACGAGGGGCCGGAGTACAACGCCGACGGCAGCAAGCTGGTGATGGCCGACCACTGGCTGCGCACCGCCACCGCCACCGCGGCGCGCATCTTCGATTTCGACCGGTCGCATTACGTGTTCGTCTGCGGCAACGAATACGCCAGCGCCCGCCGGTGGAAAGAGGCGTCGAACAACCTGGACACGATCCCCGACCCGTACGACCGCATCGTCTACGAGGCGCACAACTATCTGGATAACGAGGGCCGCGGAGGCGGCGCCTGGGCCAATCCCAATGAAAACGTTGCGCCGGACACCGGCATCGAGATGGTCAAGCCGTTCATCGACTGGCTGGGACACAGAGGCAAGCGCGGCTTTCTCGGCGAGCACGGCTATCCGGCCGGCAACGCCAGCGCGGAATTGGCGACCAAGCGCATGCTCGCGCACCTGCAGGCCAACAACATCCCCAGCACGCAGTGGTGCTTCGGGCCTGGCTGGCCGGACAACGACGTGCTGGGCATGAGCCGCGACGTCGGCATGGACATCCAGGTCAAGTCCAACATCGCCGCGGTACAGCCGTATTTCGACGCGCGCCTGTCCAGCTACGTGCCGCCGCCGCCGACGAGCTGA